A genomic window from Nosocomiicoccus massiliensis includes:
- the topA gene encoding type I DNA topoisomerase — protein sequence MADNLVIVESPAKAKTIGKYLGKRYKVVASMGHLRDLPRSQIGIDVENNYQPKYITIRGKGPLLQELKKEAKKAKRIYLASDPDREGEAIAWHLAHALGDDKEYHRVVFNEITKDAVKNSFKEPREMDQQLVDAQQARRILDRLVGYNISPVLWKKVKKGLSAGRVQSVALKLIIDRENEIRNFKPEEYWSIEGHFKYKRSKFTGKFYKLASDAKKTELPNESVVKDVLKQIKGDDFNVDSVEKKEQLRYPAYPFTTSTLQQEAARKLNFRARKTMMLAQQLYEGIDVKGQGTIGLITYMRTDSTRVSNEAKSEAYGYIENTYGKEFLGKRKDKKSEGQDAHEAVRPTSTLRTPQEMKAFLSRDQYRLYKLIWDRFVASLMAPAVLDTVRVDLNNNGVIFRSNGSTIKFKGFLQVYEEGIDEKVDAKENIIPEISEGETVTAEKIDSNQHFTQPPPRYTEARLVKTLEESGIGRPSTYAPTIETIQKRNYVRLDQRRFVPTELGEIVSEQVSDYFPDIIDVDFTKDMEKQLDEIADGNKEWVKVIDDFYKEFRPQVEKAESEMEEIEIKDEPAGIDCEKCGSPMVYKMGRYGKFMACSNFPDCRNTKPIVKKIGVKCPTCKEGEIVERKSKKGRIFYGCERYPDCDFVSWDKPVGRDCPKCDQYLVEQRKGKTVKVKCSNCDYEEDAN from the coding sequence GTGGCAGATAATTTAGTCATTGTAGAGTCCCCAGCAAAAGCGAAGACGATTGGTAAATATCTTGGAAAACGATATAAAGTCGTCGCTTCGATGGGTCACCTTAGAGATTTGCCCCGTAGTCAAATTGGTATTGACGTCGAAAACAACTACCAACCAAAATATATAACGATTAGAGGTAAAGGACCTTTACTTCAAGAACTTAAAAAAGAAGCAAAAAAAGCAAAACGAATCTATTTAGCATCGGACCCGGACCGTGAAGGTGAAGCGATCGCGTGGCATTTAGCACACGCTCTCGGTGACGATAAAGAATATCACCGCGTCGTATTTAATGAAATTACAAAAGATGCAGTAAAAAATAGTTTTAAAGAACCGAGAGAAATGGACCAACAACTCGTCGACGCACAGCAAGCACGTCGTATATTAGACAGACTCGTTGGTTATAACATTTCACCAGTATTATGGAAGAAAGTTAAAAAAGGATTATCTGCAGGTCGTGTACAATCAGTTGCATTAAAACTGATTATCGACAGAGAAAATGAAATCCGTAACTTTAAACCAGAAGAATATTGGTCAATTGAAGGTCACTTTAAATATAAGCGCTCGAAATTTACAGGTAAGTTTTATAAGTTAGCGTCTGACGCTAAAAAGACAGAGTTACCAAATGAATCTGTCGTTAAAGACGTTTTAAAGCAAATTAAAGGAGACGACTTTAACGTCGACTCTGTCGAGAAAAAAGAACAACTGAGATATCCTGCGTATCCATTTACGACTTCTACATTACAACAAGAAGCGGCGCGTAAATTAAATTTCCGTGCACGTAAAACGATGATGCTCGCTCAACAACTGTATGAAGGAATTGACGTAAAAGGACAAGGGACGATTGGTTTAATTACGTATATGAGAACAGACTCTACGCGCGTATCTAACGAAGCGAAGTCTGAAGCATACGGATATATTGAAAACACGTACGGTAAAGAGTTTTTAGGTAAACGTAAAGATAAAAAGTCTGAAGGACAAGATGCGCACGAAGCGGTGCGTCCAACATCTACATTACGTACACCACAAGAAATGAAAGCTTTCTTATCACGTGATCAGTACCGTTTGTACAAACTAATTTGGGACCGTTTCGTCGCTAGTTTAATGGCACCAGCAGTGCTCGATACTGTGCGCGTGGACTTAAACAATAACGGAGTCATCTTTAGAAGTAACGGTTCTACTATTAAATTTAAAGGATTCTTACAAGTATACGAAGAAGGTATAGACGAAAAAGTAGATGCGAAAGAAAATATTATCCCTGAAATTTCTGAAGGTGAAACGGTTACTGCTGAAAAGATCGATTCAAATCAGCACTTTACTCAACCACCACCACGTTACACTGAAGCACGTCTTGTAAAAACGTTAGAAGAGTCAGGTATCGGCCGACCATCTACGTACGCACCGACGATTGAGACGATTCAAAAACGTAATTACGTACGTCTCGACCAGCGTCGTTTTGTTCCAACTGAACTTGGAGAAATCGTTTCTGAACAAGTATCCGATTACTTCCCAGATATTATCGATGTTGATTTTACGAAAGATATGGAAAAACAACTCGACGAAATTGCAGACGGCAACAAAGAGTGGGTAAAAGTGATCGATGACTTTTATAAAGAGTTTAGACCACAAGTTGAAAAAGCTGAATCAGAAATGGAAGAAATCGAAATTAAAGACGAACCCGCAGGCATAGACTGTGAAAAATGTGGCTCGCCAATGGTTTACAAAATGGGACGTTACGGTAAATTTATGGCATGTTCAAACTTCCCAGATTGCCGTAACACAAAACCAATCGTTAAAAAGATCGGTGTAAAATGTCCGACTTGTAAAGAAGGCGAAATCGTTGAACGTAAGTCTAAAAAAGGTCGTATTTTCTACGGATGTGAACGATATCCAGACTGTGACTTCGTATCATGGGATAAGCCAGTCGGTAGAGATTGTCCGAAATGTGACCAGTACTTAGTCGAGCAACGTAAAGGTAAAACGGTCAAGGTAAAATGTTCGAACTGTGATTATGAAGAAGATGCAAACTAA
- the xerA gene encoding site-specific tyrosine recombinase/integron integrase: MDYVLDFLDVLKYQKQYSPKTIESYQLDLREFESFLNAEHLTVTTFESRDARNYLTFIYDKDYKKTTISRKISAIRSFYNYLNERYIVENNPVSQVSFPKRDSMLPDFLYENQIDALFQSLDKNKKMYTRDRALLEILYGTGIRSAELLNIEVSDIDFDHRLLKVLGKGNKERIVPFNESVKEALLEYIETFSKHMEETGAFWLNYNLTKLTDRGLRYIINKVMKESAIKASLHPHTLRHTFATHMLNNGADIRAVQELLGHESLSTTQRYTHVSKEQLRQAYLNAHPQNNKR, translated from the coding sequence ATGGACTATGTACTCGACTTTTTAGATGTATTAAAGTATCAAAAGCAGTATTCTCCAAAAACGATTGAAAGTTATCAACTCGATTTACGCGAGTTTGAATCATTTTTAAACGCGGAACATCTAACGGTAACGACGTTTGAGTCGAGAGATGCACGTAATTATTTAACGTTTATATACGATAAAGATTACAAAAAGACGACGATTAGCCGTAAAATTTCTGCGATTCGTAGTTTTTATAATTATTTAAACGAACGATATATCGTAGAAAACAATCCGGTGAGTCAAGTGTCTTTTCCAAAGCGAGACTCTATGTTACCGGATTTCTTGTATGAAAACCAAATCGATGCTTTGTTTCAGTCACTCGATAAAAACAAAAAGATGTACACGAGAGATCGTGCGTTACTCGAGATATTATACGGCACAGGAATACGTAGTGCAGAACTATTAAACATCGAAGTTTCTGATATCGACTTTGATCACCGGTTGTTAAAAGTACTCGGTAAAGGGAACAAAGAACGTATCGTACCGTTTAATGAATCCGTAAAAGAAGCGTTACTTGAATATATCGAGACGTTTTCTAAACATATGGAAGAGACAGGTGCTTTTTGGTTAAATTATAATTTGACGAAATTAACTGACCGTGGATTACGCTATATCATCAATAAAGTGATGAAAGAAAGTGCAATAAAAGCATCGCTTCATCCGCATACGTTACGACATACGTTCGCAACGCATATGTTAAATAACGGTGCAGACATACGTGCAGTACAAGAACTACTTGGTCATGAGTCGTTATCGACGACTCAAAGGTATACGCACGTTTCTAAAGAGCAGTTGAGACAAGCGTATTTAAACGCACATCCACAAAATAATAAGAGGTGA
- the hslV gene encoding ATP-dependent protease subunit HslV gives MAIKGTTIFAVKHKGKMAMAGDGQVTLGNQVVMKHTARKVRRLYEGKVVAGFAGSVADAFTLYEKFEARLYEYNGQLERAAVELAKEWRTDKMLRQLEAMLIVMNKDTMLIVSGTGEVIEPDDGILSIGSGGNFALAAGRAMKLHGDDLDAETIARDALKIAADICVFTNDNIIVETIDAE, from the coding sequence GTGGCAATTAAAGGAACGACGATATTTGCAGTCAAGCATAAAGGTAAAATGGCGATGGCTGGTGACGGACAAGTTACTTTAGGTAACCAAGTCGTCATGAAACATACCGCGAGAAAAGTGAGACGTTTATATGAAGGAAAAGTTGTCGCTGGATTTGCAGGCAGTGTCGCTGATGCATTTACTTTATATGAAAAATTTGAAGCAAGACTATATGAGTATAACGGTCAACTTGAACGTGCAGCCGTAGAACTTGCGAAAGAGTGGCGTACAGATAAAATGCTTCGCCAACTTGAAGCGATGTTAATCGTTATGAACAAAGATACGATGTTAATCGTTTCAGGTACAGGTGAAGTCATCGAGCCAGACGATGGTATTTTATCGATTGGGTCTGGTGGGAACTTCGCACTCGCCGCAGGACGCGCGATGAAATTACACGGAGACGATTTAGATGCTGAGACGATTGCGCGTGACGCGTTAAAAATCGCTGCAGATATTTGTGTCTTTACAAATGATAATATTATCGTTGAAACGATAGATGCTGAATAG
- the hslU gene encoding ATP-dependent protease ATPase subunit HslU encodes MLASLSPREIVSKLDEDIVGQYEAKRKVAIAMRNRYRRMKLSDELKHEVIPKNILMIGPTGVGKTEVARRMAKITGAPFTKVEATKYTEVGYVGRDVESMVRDLVETSVKMVKEELFKGVREEATKLANERLIKLLAPGRFKEPTFNNPFEMFSNMGKTEEPVEEVDDTVREKRRNIRQDLEDGRLEERVVEIEVEEKQMSMMMPGMDNGMGDMLQNMMPKKKRKKRLPVKHAREHLIREESEGLIDTDLVYDRAIELAETLGIIFIDEMDKIAMGSNSQAGVSREGVQRDILPIVEGSVVETKYGPVNTEHILFIGAGAFHVAKPSDLIPELQGRFPIRVELDKLKAEDFKRILTEPKHSLLKQYEALLETEGVTVSYTDEAIEALANIAYDVNSTTDDIGARRLHTIMETLLEELLFEADNMHGAHVEITEKYVNDKLDTIKSSKNLSQFIL; translated from the coding sequence ATATTGGCTAGTTTATCTCCAAGAGAAATTGTGTCAAAACTCGACGAAGACATCGTCGGACAATATGAAGCAAAGCGTAAAGTTGCGATAGCGATGAGAAATAGATATCGCCGTATGAAATTAAGTGACGAACTTAAACATGAAGTCATCCCGAAAAATATATTAATGATCGGACCAACAGGTGTCGGTAAAACAGAAGTCGCAAGACGCATGGCTAAAATTACCGGTGCACCGTTTACAAAAGTTGAAGCGACAAAGTATACAGAAGTCGGTTATGTCGGTCGTGACGTCGAGTCGATGGTGAGAGACTTAGTCGAGACGAGCGTAAAAATGGTGAAAGAAGAATTATTTAAAGGCGTTCGTGAAGAGGCGACGAAATTAGCGAACGAACGTTTAATAAAATTACTCGCACCAGGACGTTTTAAAGAACCGACGTTTAACAATCCGTTTGAAATGTTTTCAAATATGGGTAAAACAGAAGAACCAGTAGAAGAAGTTGATGACACTGTACGTGAAAAACGTCGTAACATCCGCCAGGATTTAGAAGACGGACGTTTAGAAGAGCGTGTCGTTGAAATCGAAGTCGAAGAGAAACAAATGTCGATGATGATGCCAGGTATGGACAATGGTATGGGCGATATGTTACAAAATATGATGCCGAAGAAAAAACGTAAAAAACGTCTGCCAGTAAAACATGCGCGTGAGCATTTAATTAGAGAAGAGTCTGAAGGGCTGATCGACACGGACCTCGTCTATGACCGAGCGATTGAACTCGCTGAAACGTTAGGGATTATCTTTATCGATGAGATGGATAAAATTGCGATGGGGTCAAATAGTCAAGCTGGAGTATCTCGTGAAGGGGTACAACGTGACATTTTACCAATCGTTGAAGGAAGTGTTGTTGAAACGAAATACGGACCGGTGAATACGGAACATATTTTATTTATCGGTGCTGGAGCGTTCCACGTTGCAAAACCGAGTGATTTAATTCCAGAGTTACAAGGGCGTTTCCCGATTCGTGTAGAACTCGATAAGTTAAAAGCAGAAGACTTTAAACGTATTTTAACTGAACCAAAACATTCATTATTAAAGCAATATGAAGCACTGCTTGAAACTGAAGGTGTGACGGTCAGTTATACCGATGAAGCAATTGAAGCACTCGCAAATATTGCGTACGACGTAAACTCTACGACGGATGATATCGGTGCAAGACGACTTCATACGATTATGGAAACTCTGCTTGAAGAGTTACTGTTTGAAGCGGATAATATGCACGGTGCACATGTTGAAATTACAGAGAAATACGTAAATGATAAGCTAGACACAATTAAGAGTAGTAAAAACTTAAGTCAATTTATTTTATAA
- the codY gene encoding GTP-sensing pleiotropic transcriptional regulator CodY: MPTLLERAREINKLIQENVKHEALAEKLSRILDCNTFIVASDAKLLGYGTYHESFDENSRMHEFLENREFPEYYMNRIMRLRETEENIDFSNKLTIFPEEVAEYSNSETCVIPIFGGGDRLGTLIVGKKEEKFTEEDLVLCEYASTVVGMEMMNERQKEVEKEARDKASIAMAIRSLSYSEREAIEHIFEELDALEGLLVASKVADRVGITRSVIVNALRKLESAGVIESRSLGMKGTFIRIKKPGFLKELEKDMF; the protein is encoded by the coding sequence ATGCCAACATTATTAGAAAGAGCGAGAGAAATTAATAAGCTCATTCAAGAAAACGTAAAACACGAAGCGTTAGCAGAAAAACTTAGTAGAATATTAGACTGTAACACGTTCATCGTCGCAAGTGATGCGAAGTTACTCGGTTATGGTACGTATCACGAAAGTTTCGATGAAAACAGTCGTATGCACGAATTTTTAGAAAATCGTGAGTTCCCTGAGTATTATATGAACCGTATTATGCGATTACGTGAAACAGAAGAGAATATCGACTTTAGTAATAAGTTAACGATTTTCCCAGAAGAAGTTGCAGAATATAGTAACTCAGAGACGTGCGTCATTCCAATTTTCGGTGGTGGAGATCGTCTTGGAACGCTCATCGTCGGTAAAAAAGAAGAAAAATTTACTGAAGAAGATCTCGTCTTATGTGAGTACGCAAGTACTGTTGTAGGTATGGAAATGATGAACGAGCGTCAAAAAGAAGTTGAAAAAGAAGCACGTGATAAAGCGAGCATCGCGATGGCAATCCGTTCATTATCATACTCTGAACGTGAAGCAATCGAACACATTTTTGAAGAGCTCGATGCGTTAGAAGGTTTACTCGTCGCGTCAAAAGTTGCGGATAGAGTCGGGATTACACGTTCAGTTATCGTAAACGCGTTAAGAAAGTTAGAAAGTGCAGGCGTTATTGAATCTCGTTCACTCGGTATGAAAGGGACGTTTATTCGCATTAAAAAGCCAGGATTCTTAAAAGAACTAGAAAAAGATATGTTTTAG
- the rpsB gene encoding 30S ribosomal protein S2 has protein sequence MAVISMKQLLEAGVHFGHQTRRWNPKMKKYIFTERNGIYIIDLQQTVKMVDDAYNFIKEVSRDGGKVLFVGTKKQAQEAIKEEAERAGQLYVNHRWLGGILTNFDTIKGRIDRISEIEKMEEDGLFEVLPKKEVAEINKEYDRLIKFLGGIREMTDMPKALFVVDPRKESIAINEAKILGIPVVAMVDTNCDPDEVDYVIPSNDDAIRAVRLMTSKMADAVLEGQQGVSNEDVAAEQNIDLTEEESAEEASETEE, from the coding sequence ATGGCAGTAATTAGTATGAAACAATTACTTGAAGCTGGTGTACATTTTGGACACCAAACACGCCGTTGGAACCCGAAGATGAAAAAATACATCTTCACGGAGCGTAACGGTATCTACATTATCGATTTACAACAAACAGTTAAGATGGTTGACGATGCGTACAACTTCATTAAAGAAGTTTCACGTGACGGCGGTAAAGTATTATTCGTCGGTACGAAAAAGCAAGCTCAAGAAGCAATCAAAGAAGAAGCAGAGCGTGCAGGTCAACTTTACGTAAACCACAGATGGTTAGGTGGTATCTTAACAAACTTCGATACAATCAAAGGTCGTATCGACAGAATTTCTGAAATCGAAAAAATGGAAGAAGACGGATTATTCGAAGTACTTCCTAAAAAAGAAGTTGCAGAAATCAATAAAGAATATGATCGTTTAATCAAATTCTTAGGTGGAATTCGTGAAATGACAGATATGCCTAAAGCATTATTCGTCGTAGATCCACGTAAAGAATCTATCGCGATTAACGAAGCTAAAATCTTAGGTATCCCAGTCGTTGCAATGGTTGACACTAACTGTGACCCAGACGAAGTGGACTACGTTATCCCTTCTAACGACGATGCGATTCGTGCGGTACGCTTAATGACATCTAAAATGGCTGACGCTGTATTAGAAGGTCAACAAGGTGTATCTAACGAAGATGTTGCAGCTGAACAAAACATCGACTTAACAGAAGAAGAGTCAGCTGAAGAAGCATCAGAAACTGAAGAATAA
- the tsf gene encoding translation elongation factor Ts — translation MAKITAQLVKELREKTGAGMMDCKKALQETDGNIEEAIQYLREKGIASAGKKADRIATEGLIEIAVDGNDAAIVEINAETDFVARNEQFQNLVKKIAEHIVKTKPANLEELNASELDGQSVEEVMKSAIATIGENMNIRRFEVLTKPENGAFGEYIHMGGTIGVLSVIEGSTDEAIAKDVSMHAAALNPQYAKQDEVPQEELDKEREVLRNQALEEGKPENIVDKMVEGRMRKFLEEIVIGSQPFVKDSDKTVNQFLKENNAELVTFVRFGLGEGLEKRNEDFAAEVKGQMGQ, via the coding sequence ATGGCTAAAATTACAGCTCAATTAGTTAAAGAATTACGTGAAAAAACTGGCGCAGGTATGATGGATTGTAAAAAAGCGTTACAAGAAACTGATGGTAACATCGAAGAAGCAATCCAATACCTACGTGAAAAAGGTATTGCTTCTGCTGGTAAAAAAGCAGACCGTATCGCTACTGAAGGTTTAATTGAAATCGCAGTAGACGGTAACGATGCAGCAATCGTTGAAATTAACGCTGAAACTGACTTCGTTGCACGTAACGAACAGTTCCAAAACTTAGTTAAGAAAATTGCTGAGCATATCGTTAAAACAAAACCAGCTAATCTTGAAGAGTTAAACGCTTCTGAATTAGATGGTCAATCAGTTGAGGAAGTTATGAAATCAGCAATTGCTACAATTGGTGAAAACATGAACATCCGTCGTTTTGAAGTTTTAACTAAGCCAGAAAATGGTGCATTCGGTGAGTACATCCACATGGGTGGTACGATTGGTGTGTTATCTGTAATTGAAGGTTCAACAGACGAAGCAATCGCTAAAGATGTTTCAATGCACGCTGCTGCATTAAATCCTCAATATGCAAAACAAGACGAAGTACCACAAGAAGAGTTAGATAAAGAGCGTGAAGTATTACGTAACCAAGCGCTTGAAGAAGGTAAACCAGAAAACATCGTTGATAAAATGGTTGAAGGAAGAATGCGTAAATTCTTAGAAGAAATCGTCATCGGTTCACAACCATTCGTTAAAGATAGTGACAAAACTGTCAATCAATTCTTAAAAGAAAACAACGCTGAACTCGTTACTTTCGTTCGTTTCGGACTAGGTGAAGGTTTAGAAAAACGTAATGAAGACTTTGCTGCAGAAGTTAAAGGCCAAATGGGTCAGTAA
- the pyrH gene encoding UMP kinase: protein MMSSSKYERIVLKLSGEALAGGEGVGIKPDIIKNIAKQIKEARELDVEIAVIVGGGNIWRGKTGSDLGMERGNADYIGMLATVMNSLALQDSLEQLGVDTRVLTSIEMKQIAEPYIRRRAIRHLEKGRVVIFAAGIGNPYFSTDTTAALRAAEINADVILMGKNNVDGVYSADPKHDDTATKFESLSYIDMLQKNLQVMDATATSFCMDNSIPLVVFSITEEGNIKRAVLGEDIGTTITD, encoded by the coding sequence ATCATGAGTTCTTCTAAATATGAACGCATCGTATTAAAACTTTCTGGTGAGGCACTTGCTGGTGGAGAAGGTGTCGGAATTAAACCGGATATCATTAAAAATATCGCAAAGCAAATTAAAGAAGCGAGAGAACTAGATGTAGAAATCGCTGTAATCGTCGGCGGTGGAAACATTTGGCGTGGTAAAACTGGAAGTGACTTAGGTATGGAACGTGGGAACGCAGACTATATCGGTATGCTCGCTACAGTAATGAACTCACTCGCGTTACAAGACAGTTTAGAACAATTAGGTGTTGATACACGCGTATTAACATCGATTGAAATGAAACAAATTGCAGAGCCGTATATTCGACGTCGTGCGATTCGTCACTTAGAAAAAGGACGCGTCGTTATATTTGCAGCAGGAATTGGTAACCCGTACTTCTCAACAGATACAACAGCAGCATTACGTGCAGCTGAAATCAATGCTGACGTTATCTTAATGGGTAAAAATAACGTAGACGGCGTATATTCAGCAGATCCAAAGCACGACGACACAGCGACAAAGTTCGAATCGCTTTCTTATATCGACATGTTACAGAAGAACTTACAAGTGATGGACGCAACAGCAACATCGTTTTGTATGGACAACTCTATCCCACTTGTGGTATTTT